One window from the genome of Candidatus Binatia bacterium encodes:
- a CDS encoding class I SAM-dependent methyltransferase — protein sequence MSESASQGGLFTGERLHAGDPLFQADLARHVFAYSYAQVLARGKRVLDAGCGDGYGTALLAEVAEQAVGVDREARAIAAARQRYQRPNLRYEACSLEEVDKLGQTFDIICHFQVIEHLEDPKPFLFAAHKVLAKGGGLVITTPNRLLSRIENPYHVHEYIADELQTVLSSVFPRVEMFGIWGNDKVMAFEEARVRQARRILRLDPLGLRKHIPRSLVEWAYPRLARLVRRRIAQKGNPPIETSDFSIRRETSGALDLLAICYCGNERPTFGGTAHA from the coding sequence ATGAGCGAGTCAGCAAGTCAGGGTGGCTTATTCACTGGGGAGCGCCTTCACGCTGGCGATCCTCTCTTCCAAGCTGATTTAGCCCGGCACGTGTTTGCTTACAGCTACGCGCAAGTGCTGGCACGCGGTAAACGCGTGTTGGACGCGGGTTGTGGAGACGGTTACGGAACCGCACTGCTCGCGGAGGTCGCTGAGCAGGCGGTAGGTGTGGATCGCGAGGCGAGGGCAATTGCTGCCGCGCGGCAACGTTACCAGCGCCCCAATTTGCGTTACGAGGCTTGCTCGCTGGAAGAAGTGGACAAGCTCGGGCAGACCTTTGACATCATTTGCCATTTCCAGGTCATCGAGCACTTGGAGGATCCGAAACCCTTCCTTTTTGCTGCGCACAAGGTACTCGCTAAGGGCGGGGGGCTCGTGATCACGACGCCAAATCGCTTGCTTAGCCGCATCGAAAACCCCTATCACGTGCATGAGTACATAGCTGACGAATTGCAAACCGTGCTGAGCTCCGTGTTCCCACGGGTGGAGATGTTCGGGATTTGGGGCAATGATAAGGTAATGGCGTTCGAGGAGGCTCGCGTACGGCAAGCGCGGCGGATCTTGCGCCTAGACCCGTTGGGGTTGCGCAAGCACATTCCCCGAAGCCTCGTCGAGTGGGCCTATCCACGACTGGCGCGCTTGGTGCGCCGCCGCATCGCTCAAAAGGGAAACCCACCAATCGAAACGAGCGATTTCAGCATTCGGCGAGAGACTAGCGGTGCGTTGGATTTGCTGGCCATTTGCTACTGCGGCAACGAACGTCCCACGTTCGGAGGCACGGCACACGCATGA
- a CDS encoding sugar phosphate nucleotidyltransferase, which translates to MARAPLYGVIMAGGQGTRFWPLSRAREPKQFLRLDGKASLLQRTAERLAPLVGWERLLVVTHRSYARRVREELPQLAEGNLLLEPEGKNTLPCLLLAAVAIRRRDADAVMIAVPADHVVKPAARWRQTLRRAALLAGQQALVTVGIRPSRVETGYGYIECGAQLAVPGREGTAYSVRQFREKPDSRTARRFLRNGRFLWNSGVFVWHLNTFLQAASTTAPEVVACFVDMLTSGQPISPRRIASAYAKLPSLSVDHGVLEPVSKRGSPPIVVVEGSFSWSDVGSWTELGVFFSTDEHGNVSHGRVLNWNASDNIVWSPSRLVALAAVHGLIVVDTPDALLVCPKDDAQAVRQVVAELKLRGYGKWA; encoded by the coding sequence GTGGCAAGAGCTCCACTTTATGGCGTGATTATGGCCGGCGGCCAGGGCACACGGTTCTGGCCCCTGAGTCGTGCGCGCGAGCCCAAACAGTTCCTGCGTTTGGACGGCAAAGCGAGCTTGCTCCAGCGTACGGCAGAGCGGCTCGCACCGTTGGTCGGATGGGAACGGCTGTTGGTTGTTACGCACCGCTCTTATGCTCGGCGCGTGCGTGAAGAGCTACCGCAACTGGCGGAGGGGAATTTGCTCCTCGAGCCGGAAGGGAAAAACACGCTTCCTTGCCTGTTGCTTGCGGCAGTTGCTATTCGACGGCGTGATGCGGATGCGGTGATGATTGCCGTTCCTGCGGACCACGTCGTGAAGCCAGCTGCGCGCTGGCGGCAGACGTTGCGGAGGGCGGCACTCTTGGCCGGCCAGCAGGCACTCGTGACCGTGGGAATTCGACCCAGCCGGGTGGAAACCGGTTATGGCTACATCGAATGTGGCGCGCAGCTCGCAGTCCCAGGAAGAGAGGGCACGGCGTATTCTGTCCGACAATTCCGCGAAAAGCCCGACAGCCGGACGGCGCGGCGCTTTCTGCGCAACGGGCGTTTTCTGTGGAATAGTGGGGTGTTCGTATGGCACTTGAACACGTTTTTGCAGGCCGCTTCCACGACGGCCCCGGAAGTGGTTGCCTGCTTCGTGGACATGCTCACTAGCGGTCAGCCGATTTCCCCGCGTCGAATTGCCTCGGCTTACGCTAAGCTCCCTTCGTTATCGGTCGATCACGGCGTTCTGGAGCCTGTGTCGAAAAGAGGGAGTCCTCCGATCGTCGTGGTCGAAGGCAGCTTTAGTTGGAGCGACGTCGGCAGTTGGACCGAACTGGGCGTATTTTTTTCAACCGATGAGCATGGGAACGTAAGCCACGGGCGCGTGCTGAATTGGAACGCCTCGGACAACATCGTTTGGAGCCCCTCTCGGCTGGTAGCTCTCGCTGCTGTACACGGGCTGATCGTCGTAGACACGCCCGATGCACTGCTCGTTTGTCCGAAAGACGACGCGCAAGCAGTCCGCCAAGTGGTGGCGGAGCTGAAACTTCGCGGATACGGGAAGTGGGCGTGA
- a CDS encoding nuclear transport factor 2 family protein, translating to MSRRRVFACPLAAVGLFTLLQVAGCNGWPQPVPSDLDARRWAVAWIGALNSRTVEQLDGLLPPDARYWSSAFGTWIGAEKLPRHVQGYWRLFPNGQVQQRAVHRGPGSIVIEWWAWPDRLDDKKRWRGVSIFFLRQGRVRDVVTFFDPTVLLPYVYRDEPEKR from the coding sequence GTGAGCCGTCGGCGAGTTTTTGCTTGTCCGCTCGCAGCCGTTGGTCTTTTTACGCTCTTGCAGGTCGCTGGCTGTAATGGGTGGCCGCAACCGGTGCCGAGCGATCTCGACGCGCGCCGCTGGGCTGTAGCCTGGATCGGAGCATTGAATAGCCGCACTGTGGAGCAGTTGGACGGCTTGCTGCCGCCGGACGCGCGTTATTGGAGCAGCGCGTTCGGCACGTGGATCGGCGCCGAGAAGCTTCCGAGACACGTACAAGGATATTGGCGCCTATTCCCCAACGGGCAGGTCCAGCAGCGCGCGGTGCACCGTGGCCCAGGGAGCATTGTGATCGAGTGGTGGGCTTGGCCGGATCGGCTCGACGACAAGAAACGCTGGCGCGGCGTAAGCATTTTCTTCCTCCGGCAAGGTCGAGTGCGAGACGTAGTGACGTTCTTTGACCCGACGGTGCTTCTCCCTTACGTGTACCGCGACGAGCCGGAAAAGCGCTGA